From a single Natronorubrum tibetense GA33 genomic region:
- a CDS encoding DUF4177 domain-containing protein, producing the protein MSHAAGSSWEYMVIEPPRGPTMEEAVDPSKELNELGADGWELVSTIEYTGGGTKYLVFKRPGSATDE; encoded by the coding sequence ATGAGTCACGCAGCCGGTTCGTCGTGGGAGTACATGGTCATCGAACCGCCGCGCGGGCCGACGATGGAGGAGGCCGTCGACCCCTCGAAGGAGTTGAACGAGTTGGGCGCCGACGGTTGGGAACTGGTGTCGACTATCGAGTACACTGGCGGCGGGACGAAGTACCTCGTTTTCAAGCGACCCGGGAGCGCTACCGATGAGTGA
- a CDS encoding DUF7553 family protein, translated as MTAQLQQARDDLEEAAKSADDDVRDDIRETAEAFADYTMSDTAPDHAILDERLNTLRQVSQQADGNTKDKVDSAIETTEDYRETIDQA; from the coding sequence ATGACAGCACAACTCCAGCAGGCGCGCGACGATCTCGAGGAAGCGGCCAAATCCGCAGACGACGACGTCCGTGACGACATTCGCGAAACGGCCGAGGCCTTCGCCGACTACACGATGAGCGATACGGCACCCGATCATGCGATCCTCGACGAGCGGCTCAACACGCTTCGACAGGTTAGCCAGCAAGCCGATGGGAACACGAAGGACAAGGTCGACTCGGCCATCGAGACGACCGAAGACTACCGCGAGACGATCGATCAGGCCTGA
- a CDS encoding DUF4397 domain-containing protein: MRVSRRTALKSIGIAGGLAAVPTTVYARGEHSDDERKPMNDEPEEKPPAPGAAVRVAHFSPDAPAVDVLVDGDQVLSNFDYGEVSPYLEIEPGTYQVTITAAGDPGTVVFDDQVDVGEAFYTVAAIGELGAETFRPEILVDAEPLPEDAEAGSAFVRVAHFSPDAPAVDIYADDAPLVENVSFGDVSDYLAVPAGEYTLSIRPAGDPETEVASFDVALEADRPYTGYAIGYFEPPADVTDRDFTVEPAIDGPMAAEEDEHSAGEDDYAMDDKEKPAADEKAKSTAD, from the coding sequence ATGCGAGTATCACGAAGAACGGCACTGAAATCGATAGGCATTGCGGGGGGACTCGCGGCAGTTCCAACCACGGTGTACGCACGCGGCGAACACTCCGACGACGAACGGAAGCCAATGAACGACGAACCCGAAGAAAAGCCGCCGGCTCCCGGAGCTGCGGTCCGCGTCGCCCACTTCTCACCGGACGCACCAGCCGTCGACGTGCTCGTAGACGGGGATCAGGTGCTCTCGAATTTCGATTACGGCGAGGTGTCGCCGTACCTCGAGATCGAACCCGGAACCTACCAGGTCACGATCACCGCGGCCGGCGATCCGGGCACGGTGGTATTCGACGACCAAGTCGACGTCGGAGAGGCGTTCTACACCGTCGCAGCGATCGGCGAACTCGGCGCCGAGACGTTCCGGCCGGAGATCCTCGTCGACGCCGAGCCGCTGCCGGAGGACGCGGAGGCCGGCTCGGCGTTCGTCCGCGTCGCACACTTCTCGCCCGACGCGCCTGCGGTCGACATCTACGCCGACGACGCACCCCTCGTCGAGAACGTATCCTTCGGCGACGTCTCCGACTACCTCGCCGTCCCCGCCGGCGAGTACACCCTCTCGATTCGACCGGCGGGCGACCCCGAGACCGAAGTGGCGTCGTTCGACGTCGCGCTCGAGGCGGACAGGCCCTACACCGGCTACGCCATCGGCTACTTCGAGCCGCCGGCGGACGTGACGGACCGGGACTTTACCGTGGAACCGGCGATCGACGGGCCGATGGCTGCCGAAGAAGACGAACACTCGGCCGGCGAAGACGACTATGCGATGGACGACAAAGAGAAGCCGGCGGCCGACGAGAAAGCGAAGTCAACAGCCGACTAG
- the uvrB gene encoding excinuclease ABC subunit UvrB, producing the protein MSETRGPLQPDRPDVDRPFEVDAPFDPAGDQPEAIEQLAAGYQSGMDKQTLLGVTGSGKTNTVSWVMEEVQKPTLVIAHNKTLAAQLYEEFRNLFPENAVEYFVSYYDYYQPEAYVEASDTYIDKDASINDEIDRLRHSATRSLLTREDVIVVASVSAIYGLGDPRNYIDMSLRLEVGEEVGRDELLKRLVDLNYERNDVDFTQGTFRVRGDTVEIYPMYGRYAVRVELWGDEIDRMVKVDPLEGKTQGDQQAVLIHPAEHYSIPETKLENAMDEIRDDLNSRISYFERKGDMISAQRIDERTTFDLEMMQETGYCSGIENYSLYLSDRESGEAPYTLLDYFPDDFLTVVDESHVTLPQVRGQYAGDKSRKDSLVENGFRLPTAYDNRPLTFEEFQKKTDQTLYVSATPGDYEREESEQIVEQIVRPTHLVDPAIEIADATGQVDDLMDRIDGRIERDERTLVTTLTKRMAEDLTEYLEESGVDVAYMHDETDTLERHEIIRSLRLGEIDVLVGINLLREGLDIPEVSLVAILDADQEGFLRSETTLVQTMGRAARNVNGEVVLYADEPSNAMESAIEETQRRREIQREYNEEHGLEPTTIEKDVGEANLPGSKTDTSSVSGKDLADENEAARYIEELEDRMEEAAGNLEFELAADIRDRIREVREEFELEGGDEGIAPPSEEF; encoded by the coding sequence ATGAGTGAGACTCGAGGCCCCCTCCAGCCGGACCGTCCCGACGTGGACCGACCGTTCGAGGTCGACGCGCCCTTCGACCCCGCGGGCGACCAGCCCGAGGCGATCGAGCAGTTAGCCGCGGGCTATCAGTCGGGGATGGACAAACAGACCTTACTCGGGGTGACCGGCTCGGGGAAGACGAACACCGTCTCCTGGGTGATGGAGGAGGTCCAGAAGCCGACGCTCGTCATCGCCCACAACAAGACGTTGGCGGCCCAGCTGTACGAGGAGTTCCGGAACCTCTTCCCGGAGAACGCCGTCGAGTACTTCGTCTCCTACTACGACTACTACCAGCCCGAGGCCTACGTCGAGGCCAGCGACACCTACATCGACAAGGACGCCTCGATCAACGACGAGATCGACCGCCTGCGCCACTCCGCGACGCGCTCGCTCCTGACGCGCGAGGACGTGATCGTCGTCGCCTCGGTCTCCGCGATCTACGGCCTCGGTGACCCCCGGAACTACATCGACATGTCCCTGCGACTCGAGGTCGGCGAGGAAGTCGGCCGCGACGAGTTGCTCAAACGGCTGGTCGACCTGAACTACGAGCGCAACGACGTCGACTTCACGCAAGGCACCTTCCGCGTTCGGGGCGACACCGTCGAGATCTACCCGATGTACGGCCGCTACGCCGTTCGCGTCGAACTCTGGGGCGACGAGATCGATCGCATGGTCAAGGTCGACCCCCTCGAGGGCAAGACCCAGGGCGACCAGCAGGCCGTCCTGATCCACCCGGCGGAGCACTACTCGATTCCGGAGACGAAACTCGAGAACGCGATGGACGAGATTCGGGACGATCTGAACTCACGGATTTCGTACTTCGAGCGCAAGGGCGACATGATCTCGGCCCAACGCATCGACGAGCGGACGACGTTCGACCTCGAGATGATGCAGGAGACGGGCTACTGCTCGGGGATCGAGAACTACTCGCTGTACCTCTCGGATCGGGAATCGGGCGAGGCCCCCTACACCCTGCTCGACTACTTCCCGGACGACTTCCTGACCGTGGTCGATGAGTCCCACGTTACGCTGCCACAGGTCCGCGGCCAGTACGCCGGCGACAAGTCCCGAAAGGATTCGTTGGTCGAGAACGGCTTTCGCCTTCCCACGGCCTACGACAACCGGCCGCTCACCTTCGAGGAGTTCCAGAAGAAAACCGACCAGACGCTGTACGTCTCTGCCACGCCGGGCGACTACGAGCGCGAGGAGAGCGAGCAGATCGTCGAACAGATCGTTCGACCGACCCACCTCGTCGATCCGGCGATCGAAATCGCAGACGCCACCGGACAGGTCGACGACCTCATGGACCGCATCGACGGCCGCATCGAACGCGACGAGCGAACGCTCGTGACGACGCTCACGAAACGAATGGCCGAGGATCTGACCGAGTATCTCGAGGAGTCCGGCGTCGACGTCGCCTACATGCACGACGAGACGGACACCTTAGAGCGCCATGAGATCATCCGATCGCTCCGACTGGGCGAGATCGACGTGCTCGTCGGGATCAACCTCCTTCGGGAAGGCCTGGACATCCCCGAGGTGAGCCTCGTGGCGATCCTCGACGCCGACCAGGAGGGGTTCCTCCGGAGCGAAACCACGCTCGTCCAGACGATGGGTCGTGCGGCCCGGAACGTCAACGGCGAGGTCGTCCTCTACGCCGACGAGCCCTCGAACGCGATGGAGTCCGCCATCGAGGAGACCCAACGCCGCCGCGAGATTCAGCGCGAGTACAATGAGGAACACGGCCTCGAGCCGACGACCATCGAGAAGGACGTCGGCGAGGCAAACTTACCCGGGAGCAAGACGGACACCTCGAGCGTCTCCGGCAAGGACCTCGCGGACGAAAACGAAGCCGCCCGTTACATCGAGGAACTCGAGGACCGGATGGAGGAGGCCGCGGGCAACCTCGAGTTCGAACTGGCGGCCGACATTCGAGATCGAATTCGAGAGGTCCGCGAGGAGTTCGAACTCGAGGGCGGCGACGAGGGAATCGCACCGCCGTCCGAGGAGTTCTGA
- a CDS encoding outer membrane protein assembly factor BamB family protein, with translation MNHSRRRVLLTGAAATVTASAGCTSLLDGENGGTADDGNGGEGDSDEDETSAGEDDPEIAAGDWPSFQRTAANDGYTPSTAPTAEPSERWSTTLSGSISEQVAVVDGTVYVATDAGTVHALDAADGDERWSESLEGGRSQSPCVVDGLIVVGTEEDELVALDAADGEREWTTELAGPVAGPTAADGTVYVGTSDEPVAYAIDAADGDEQWSAELSLDAVDYPAVADDAVYVGVEEGLDGRLHALDRIDGSEAWLHEGARMQSPTLVKDDIVAPSLTVELLTPDGVSHGGFGFAGHVIWSPAATSKAVFAGSTGGRFAAFERADTGTDWNVEVGRRPISAPAVTDDAVYLTAGEPKLVALAVGTGDRLWARSLEGEFATGPAVADEAVFVGTDEGRLVAFE, from the coding sequence ATGAACCACTCGAGACGTCGAGTTCTCCTGACGGGTGCTGCGGCGACGGTGACCGCCAGCGCCGGCTGTACGAGTCTGCTGGACGGCGAGAACGGGGGAACGGCGGACGATGGAAACGGTGGCGAGGGTGACAGTGACGAGGACGAAACGAGCGCCGGTGAAGACGATCCGGAAATCGCGGCCGGCGATTGGCCGTCCTTCCAGCGAACGGCGGCAAACGACGGCTACACGCCGTCGACAGCACCGACAGCGGAGCCGTCCGAACGGTGGTCGACGACGCTGTCGGGGAGCATCAGCGAGCAGGTCGCGGTCGTCGACGGCACCGTCTACGTCGCGACCGACGCCGGAACCGTCCACGCGCTCGATGCGGCCGACGGCGACGAGCGGTGGTCCGAGTCGCTCGAGGGCGGCCGGTCGCAGTCTCCGTGCGTAGTCGACGGCCTGATCGTCGTCGGCACCGAGGAGGACGAACTCGTCGCGCTGGACGCAGCCGACGGCGAGCGCGAGTGGACGACTGAACTGGCCGGTCCGGTCGCGGGGCCAACCGCGGCCGATGGAACCGTCTACGTCGGCACGAGCGACGAGCCGGTCGCCTACGCCATCGACGCCGCCGACGGCGACGAGCAGTGGTCGGCGGAGTTGTCTCTGGACGCCGTCGACTATCCTGCCGTCGCCGACGACGCCGTCTACGTCGGCGTCGAGGAAGGACTGGACGGGCGGCTCCACGCGCTCGATCGGATCGACGGTTCGGAGGCCTGGCTCCACGAAGGCGCCCGCATGCAGTCGCCGACGCTGGTCAAGGATGATATCGTCGCACCCTCGCTCACGGTGGAGCTTCTCACCCCCGACGGCGTCTCGCACGGAGGGTTCGGGTTCGCGGGCCACGTCATCTGGTCGCCGGCGGCGACGAGCAAAGCGGTGTTCGCGGGCTCGACCGGCGGTCGATTCGCGGCCTTCGAACGGGCCGACACCGGAACGGACTGGAACGTCGAAGTCGGTCGGCGGCCGATATCGGCCCCCGCGGTCACCGACGATGCAGTCTACCTGACCGCCGGCGAGCCGAAACTGGTGGCGCTCGCCGTCGGAACCGGCGATCGGCTGTGGGCTCGGTCGCTCGAGGGCGAGTTCGCGACCGGGCCGGCGGTAGCCGACGAGGCGGTCTTCGTCGGGACGGACGAGGGACGCCTCGTCGCGTTCGAGTGA